A genome region from Musa acuminata AAA Group cultivar baxijiao chromosome BXJ3-5, Cavendish_Baxijiao_AAA, whole genome shotgun sequence includes the following:
- the LOC135637646 gene encoding uncharacterized protein LOC135637646 isoform X1: MENHKKTPVRVRFRVTAKKRGCDAAASCSGKRGRQRDCVNSVRKLQRREIGALPRMARGAASDAAEKFRNIQLQEEFDTYDHNVHWFVKLQFLKKRSKIIEIVSAKDIIFALAQSGLCAAFSRTTNKRICFLNISPDEVIRSLFYNKNNDSLITVSVYASDHFSSLKCRTTPIEYIKRSQLDAGFPLFESESLKWPGFVEFDDVNGKVLTYSAQDGIYKVFDLKNYNFLYAISDKNVQEIKISPGIMLLIFNRTPSYVPLKILSIEDGSVLKSFNHLLHRNKKVDFIEQFNEKLLVKQENENLQILDQVRDSELTEVSRTEFMTPSAFIFLYENHLFLTFRNRTVAVWNFRGELVTSFEDHLLWHPDCNTNNIYITSDQDLIISYCKAEEGCGDEGEVSAVGSINMSNILTGKCIAKISASDPALQISPRRRCETGRSSIRSTVREALEDVTALFYDEERNEIYTGNKQGLIHVWSN, encoded by the exons ATGGAGAACCACAAGAAGACGCCGGTCCGGGTACGCTTCCGCGTAACAGCCAAGAAGCGAGGCTGCGACGCCGCCGCTTCCTGCTCCGGGAAGCGTGGGAGGCAACGGGACTGTGTCAACTCCGTGCGGAAGCTCCAGCGCCGCGAGATCGGTGCCCTTCCCCGCATGGCCCGCGGTGCCGCCTCCGACGCTGCCGAGAAGTTCCGTAACATCCAGCTACAG GAAGAGTTTGACACCTATGATCACAATGTTCACTGGTTTGTGAAGTTACAGTTTCTAAAAAAGAGATCAAAAATCATTGAGATTGTTTCAGCAAAGGATATTATATTTGCTCTTGCACAATCTGGACTATGTGCAGCTTTTAGTCGGA CAACTAACAAACGGATATGCTTTTTGAATATAAGTCCTGATGAAGTGATTAGAAGCCTCTTCTATAATAAGAATAATGATTCACTTATCACAGTCTCAGTTTATGCATCTGATCATTTCAGTTCCTTGAAGTGCAGGACAACTCCAATAGA GTACATCAAAAGGAGCCAATTAGATGCTGGGTTCCCTCTTTTTGAAAGTGAATCTCTTAAGTGGCCTGGTTTTGTTGAATTTGATGATGTCAATGGAAAGGTTCTAACATACTCAGCCCAGGATGG CATCTACAAGGTCTTTGATCTCAAGAATTACAACTTTTTATATGCAATATCTGATAAGAACGTGCAGGAGATTAAAATCAG CCCAGGAATAATGCTGTTAATATTCAATAGAACTCCAAGTTATGTTCCATTAAAGATACTCTCAATCGAGGATGGAAGTGTGTTGAAATCGTTTAATCACTTGTTACACCGAAACAAAAAGGTTGACTTTATTGAGCAATTCAATGAAAAGCTCCTAGTCAAGCAAGAAAATGAGAACCTTCAGATTCTTGAT CAGGTGAGGGATTCAGAGTTGACTGAGGTTAGCAGGACAGAGTTTATGACACCATCAGCATTCATCTTTCTATACGAGAACCATCTTTTCCTGACATTTCGAAACAGGACAGTTGCTGTGTGGAACTTCCGTGGGGAGTTAGTCACCTCCTTCGAGGACCATTTACTGTGGCACCCTGATTGTAATACCAATAACATTTACATCACCAGTGACCAAGATCTGATAATTTCCTACTGCAAAGCTGAAGAAGGATGTGGCGATGAAGGTGAAG TTTCTGCAGTTGGCTCGATCAATATGAGCAACATTCTGACGGGGAAGTGCATAGCTAAGATATCAGCAAGTGATCCTGCACTTCAGATCAGTCCTCGCCGACGATGTGAGACAGGTCGATCATCTATCAGAAGCActgttagagaagcacttgaggaTGTGACAGCTTTATTCTATGATGAGGAAAGGAATGAAATTTACACTGGCAACAAGCAAGGTTTGATACATGTATGGTCCAATTAG
- the LOC135637646 gene encoding uncharacterized protein LOC135637646 isoform X2 yields MENHKKTPVRVRFRVTAKKRGCDAAASCSGKRGRQRDCVNSVRKLQRREIGALPRMARGAASDAAEKFRNIQLQEEFDTYDHNVHWFVKLQFLKKRSKIIEIVSAKDIIFALAQSGLCAAFSRTTNKRICFLNISPDEVIRSLFYNKNNDSLITVSVYASDHFSSLKCRTTPIEYIKRSQLDAGFPLFESESLKWPGFVEFDDVNGKVLTYSAQDGIYKVFDLKNYNFLYAISDKNVQEIKISPGIMLLIFNRTPSYVPLKILSIEDGSVLKSFNHLLHRNKKVDFIEQFNEKLLVKQENENLQILDVRDSELTEVSRTEFMTPSAFIFLYENHLFLTFRNRTVAVWNFRGELVTSFEDHLLWHPDCNTNNIYITSDQDLIISYCKAEEGCGDEGEVSAVGSINMSNILTGKCIAKISASDPALQISPRRRCETGRSSIRSTVREALEDVTALFYDEERNEIYTGNKQGLIHVWSN; encoded by the exons ATGGAGAACCACAAGAAGACGCCGGTCCGGGTACGCTTCCGCGTAACAGCCAAGAAGCGAGGCTGCGACGCCGCCGCTTCCTGCTCCGGGAAGCGTGGGAGGCAACGGGACTGTGTCAACTCCGTGCGGAAGCTCCAGCGCCGCGAGATCGGTGCCCTTCCCCGCATGGCCCGCGGTGCCGCCTCCGACGCTGCCGAGAAGTTCCGTAACATCCAGCTACAG GAAGAGTTTGACACCTATGATCACAATGTTCACTGGTTTGTGAAGTTACAGTTTCTAAAAAAGAGATCAAAAATCATTGAGATTGTTTCAGCAAAGGATATTATATTTGCTCTTGCACAATCTGGACTATGTGCAGCTTTTAGTCGGA CAACTAACAAACGGATATGCTTTTTGAATATAAGTCCTGATGAAGTGATTAGAAGCCTCTTCTATAATAAGAATAATGATTCACTTATCACAGTCTCAGTTTATGCATCTGATCATTTCAGTTCCTTGAAGTGCAGGACAACTCCAATAGA GTACATCAAAAGGAGCCAATTAGATGCTGGGTTCCCTCTTTTTGAAAGTGAATCTCTTAAGTGGCCTGGTTTTGTTGAATTTGATGATGTCAATGGAAAGGTTCTAACATACTCAGCCCAGGATGG CATCTACAAGGTCTTTGATCTCAAGAATTACAACTTTTTATATGCAATATCTGATAAGAACGTGCAGGAGATTAAAATCAG CCCAGGAATAATGCTGTTAATATTCAATAGAACTCCAAGTTATGTTCCATTAAAGATACTCTCAATCGAGGATGGAAGTGTGTTGAAATCGTTTAATCACTTGTTACACCGAAACAAAAAGGTTGACTTTATTGAGCAATTCAATGAAAAGCTCCTAGTCAAGCAAGAAAATGAGAACCTTCAGATTCTTGAT GTGAGGGATTCAGAGTTGACTGAGGTTAGCAGGACAGAGTTTATGACACCATCAGCATTCATCTTTCTATACGAGAACCATCTTTTCCTGACATTTCGAAACAGGACAGTTGCTGTGTGGAACTTCCGTGGGGAGTTAGTCACCTCCTTCGAGGACCATTTACTGTGGCACCCTGATTGTAATACCAATAACATTTACATCACCAGTGACCAAGATCTGATAATTTCCTACTGCAAAGCTGAAGAAGGATGTGGCGATGAAGGTGAAG TTTCTGCAGTTGGCTCGATCAATATGAGCAACATTCTGACGGGGAAGTGCATAGCTAAGATATCAGCAAGTGATCCTGCACTTCAGATCAGTCCTCGCCGACGATGTGAGACAGGTCGATCATCTATCAGAAGCActgttagagaagcacttgaggaTGTGACAGCTTTATTCTATGATGAGGAAAGGAATGAAATTTACACTGGCAACAAGCAAGGTTTGATACATGTATGGTCCAATTAG